The DNA window aatctcagggttgttttgatttgcatttcccttatgactaaagatgttgaacatttctttaggtgtttctcagccattcggcattcctcagctgtgaattctttgtttagctctgaaccccatttttaaaatagggttatttgtctccctgcagtctaacttcttgagttctttgtatattttggatataagccctctatatgttgtaggattggtaaagatcttttcccaatctgttggttgccattttgtcctaaccacagtgtcctttgccttatagaagctttgcagttttatgagatcccatttgtcgattcttgatcttagagcataagccattggtgttttgttcaggaaattttctccagtgcccatgtgttcgagatgcttccccactttttcttctattagtttgagtgtatctggtttgatgtgtaggtccttgatctacttggacttaaactttgtacagggtgataagcatggatcgatctgcatttttctatatgttgacctccaattgaaccagcaccatttgttgaaaatgcaatcttttttccattggatggttttggctcctttttcaaaattcaagtgaccataggtgtgtgcgttcatttctgggtcttcaattctactccattagtctatctgtctgtctctgtaccaataccatgcactttttagcaCTATTGCTCAAGAACTAACTCACTGGATTTCATATGGGATGCACTAATTTAGTTCTCCCTGAATTGTATAATTACTCTTTCCTACATCCTTGCATCATGGtgctatttgtttatttgataACACTGGCTGGGTGACATGGTATCccagaagagattttttttcaattttaatatttttattggttattttatttatttacatttcaaatattatccctcttCCATGTTTTCCCTTCAAAAAGTCgcatcccatctctcctccctccagctTCTAAGAGGTTGCTTCCTCATCCACCtaccctcccacctccacctcactgccctagcattcccctgcattggatcatctagccttcacaggaccaaggactttgcctcccattgatgccagataagggaatcctctgctacatatgcagctatagCCAtgcatccctccatgtgtatactttggatggtggtttagtccctgggacctttAGGAATTCTggtagttgatactgttgttcttcctatgcagtTGCAAAGcattcagctccctcagtccttcccctaacttctcctTTGGGATCGTCCatgatcagtctgatggttgtctTTGAGCATATGCATCTGCAGTGGTCAGGGtttggcagaccctctcaggggAGAGCTATACAAGACTCCTGTCAGAAAGTGCTtcatagcatcagcaatagtgtctgaagATGGGATAGATTTCTAGGTGGGATAATctttggatagcctttccttcagtttatgctccactctttgcccctgcatttcctttgacTGGAGTAATTCTAGATTAGTATTtttgggatgggtgggtggaccaATCCCTCAAGCAGGCTGTGCCtaaccactggatatggtctcaacaggttctattttctcttttttgggtATTTTGGCCAATGTCATCCAAGTTTGGTCCTGGGTCTTGCATCAATGGCATCTGGGACTTCCTAGTGGCTACCCAGTTCTCCATCCTCCACTGATACACATCTCcactcaatttcctgaccctctgaatATTTGCATTtcctcccacatctgatcctaTACCCTTTCCCCCtcgcctttctctctctctctgtcccaggtccctccttcccgCTTCCTCCCGTAATtaatttgtttccccttctaagtagtacTGAGgaatccacattttgttcttccttcttcttgggcttcatatggtctatgagttgttTTGTTGGTATTCCAAGCCTTTTGACTAATtaacttatcagtgactgcattcaatgtgttcttttgtgacttggttttctcactcaggatgaaattttcttctttttttaacatttttttagatttatttatttattttatgtatgtaagtacactgtcactctcttcagatacacaagaggagggcatctgatctcattgtAATGGTTGGTAGCCACCATatagttgttgggaattgaactcaggacctctggaagagcagccagtggtctgaaccactgagccatctctccagcccaggatgacattttctagttccacccatttgtctgctaatttaatgaagtcattcttttttataCCTGTGGTTCTGGTCTACACCCAGGACTGAATTGAagtggtcaaacagctccctgcacctaaatcctgtgggggagagggctggactttcagaagtgcagacattcctgagaaatcagaggcgactatcctctgcccacattccctacacaagagggaattgcctagtgctaactgtgccccctgggtgcaaggatctaggagcaatcagggacaggacccttctgattcctgcctgctCCTAAAGCTGAAAGATAGTCACCAGgaatgcctacacacctgagatcagagcacctgttctcagaaaaggctgaaagaaaacagggaaacagttctacaggaggcCTGACACAGATGCCTACGAGAGTgtcaagccactctcagaaacagcaagataagcaaacaccagagaaaacccaatggcgagaggcaagaacaggaaactaagcaacagaaatcaaacaacttggcattatcagagcccagttatcccagcAAAGAAAATACTtgacatccaaacacaccagaaaagcaaggtttatatttaaaaatcacattttttgataatgatggaggacttcaagaaggacataaataactaccttaaagaaatacaggacaacacaagtaaacaagtagaagcccttaaagaggaaacacaaaaatccctgaaagaattacaggaaaatacaaccaaagaggtgaaggaattgaacaaaaccatccaggatttagaatggaaatagaaacaataaaaaaagcacaaagggagacaaccctggagatagaaaacctaaggaagaaacaaggagtcacaggtacaagcatcaccaacattatacaagagctagaagagagaatctcagcggcagaagataccatagaaaacattgaaatacctgtcaaagataatgtaaaatgcaaaaagttcctagtcCAAAACATCGAGGAAATCCagtgagaagattaaacctaaggataacaggtatagaagaaagtgaaggctcctaacttaaagggacagtagatatattcaacaaaattatagaagaaaacatccataacctaaagaaagagatgcccataaacatacaagaagcctacagaactccaaatagatttgaccagaagagaaatacctcacatcacataataatcggaacaccaaatgcacaaaacaaagaaagaacataaaaagcaataagggaaaaaggtcaagtgacatataatgGCAGACTTATGAGAATTACATccgatttctcaccagagactatgaaagccagaagattttggacagatgtcatacagaccctaagagaacacaaatgtcatcccaggctactatatcctgcaaaactctcaattaacatagatggagaaaccaagatatcccatgacaaaaccaagcttatgcaatatctttcttcaaatctagccctacaaaggataatagaaggaaaactgcaacacaaggagagaaactacaccatacagaaagcaagtatataatttccttgcaataaaaccaaaagagagacaaacaaacataattccacatctaacaacgaaaataacaggaagcaatgatcactattcattaatatctctcaacatcaatggactcaattccccaataaaaagacatagactaacaaactggatatgtaaagaggacccagcattttgctgaatgcaggaaacacacctcagagacaaagacagacactacctcagagtaaatggctggaaaacaactttccaagcaaatgacctcAAGAAGCAAGCTTGAGTTGCCaatctaatatccaataaaattgatgttcaatcaaaagtcatcaaaaaagataagcaaggacacttcatattcatcaaaggaaaaatccaccaagctgaactctcaatcttaaatatttaTGCACCAAATGCAAAAGCACCTACATTCACAAaggaaatcttactaaagctcaaagcacacatttcatctcacacaacaatagtcggagatttcaacaccccacgctcatcaatggacagatcatggaaacagaaactaaacagagacacagagaaactaacagaagttatgaatcaaatggatttaacagatatttatagaacattccatcctaaaacaaaaggatatacccaACTCTGAGCAATTCATAGTACCTTCTTAAAAATTGACCAtgcaattggtcaaaaaacaggcctcaacagtcctaaatataaaatataatataaaatttaaaatataaaatataaaatttcttgatgggactttaatcaagcaagtgaaagatctgtatgacaagaactttaagtctctgaagaaagaaattgaatatctaagaggatggaaagatctcccatgctcatagagtggcaggattaatatagtaagaatggccattttgcaaaagcaatctacagattcaatgcaatccccatcaaaattaccactgaattctttacagagatataaagagaaacttgcaaattcatttggaataacaaaaaacacaggttagaaaaaactatactcaagaatcaaagaacttcttgggaaattaccatccctgacctcaagtaggTATTTCGGTCCGATAAgaccagtggaaaagaattgaagacccagaaatgaacccatacatctttggtcatttgatctttgaccaaggagctaaaaccatccaatggatgaaagatagcattttcaacaaatggtcctgtttcaactggaggtaagcatgtataagaatgcaaatagatccattcttatcaccctgtacaaagcttaagtccaagtggatcaaggacctccacatcaaaccagatatactcaaactagtaGGAAaatagtggggaagaatctcaaacacaggtactgggaaaatttcctgaacaaaacaccagtggcttatggtctaagatcaagaatggacaaatgggacctcataaaactgcaaagattctgtaaggcaaaggatactggacacattaggacaaaatggcagccaacagagtAGGAAAAGTACTTTGCCAAtactacatatgatagagggctaaaatccaaaatTTGCAAAACCTCAGgttgttagactccagagaatcaaataaccctattaaaaatggggtacagagctaaacaacctattctcagctgaggaatatcagaCGTCCcacaagcacctaaagaaatgttaaacatccttagtaatcagggaaatgtaaatgaaaacaatcctgagattctacctcataccagtcagaatggcgaagataaaaaaacaaaacaaaacaaaacaaagctcaggtgacagcagatgctggcgaggatgtagagaaagaggaacccttctctattgttggtgggactgcaaattggtacaaccactctggaaatcagtctggaggttcctcagaaaattggacattccactacctgaggacccagctatacctctcctggacatataccccaaagatgcactaatatacaacaaagacacatgctccgctatgttcatagcagccttatttataatagcctgaagctggaaagatcccagatgccctttaacagaggaatggatacagaaaatttggtatatctacacaatggagtactactgagctatcaaaaacagtgacttcatgaaattcataggcaaatggaatgaactacaaaatatcatcctgagtgaggtaacccaatcacagaaaagcacactgggtatgcacttattgataagtgtatattagcccaaaatgttgaattacccaagatgcaatccacagacaacatcaagctcaagaataaggatgactaaaatgcagatcctctcactcttttttaaaatggggaacaaaaaatatccataggagtgaatatgaaggcaaagtttaatgcagagagtgaaggaaagggcGTTCAGAGCCTGCTGCACAAGTGGCccttatatatatttatgcaaccaccaaaactagataagattgatgaagctaagaagtgcatactgaaagggactggatatagatctctcctgagagacacatccaaagcatgtcaattacagaggtgaatgttagcagccaaccactgaaccaagaactgAGCCCCCTTTGGGGGagttagaggaagaactgaaagagctgaaggggcttgcattcctgtaagaacaacaatgccaaccaaccagagcttccagggactgaaccactaccaaaagactatacatggactgactaaggtctccaactgcatatgtagcagagaataaccttgttggggcagcaGTGCAAgcagaagcccttagtcctgacAAGTTTGgagccccagtgtaggtgaatgttgTGGGATGGTGGTAagtggggtggatggggggagaacacccatatgggcaagggggaggggatggggacttatggacaggaaaccgggaaagagaataacatttgaaatgcaaataacaaaatatatctaataaaaaataaaatttcgaaaaaacaaagaaaacacacacacaccaccaaaaAACCCCATCAAGTTCTGGTCCCTAGCTCTGTCTAGACACAAAGAGTCATCATAACCATCTGTCTGGTTTTCTTTGACTCATCCTAAGAGCTACAGCAATTTACAAAGAAATGCATTTTTTGGTTTATATGAATTTATCTCCATGCTGATTATTATCTGGTCATTTTGTGGGACGAATCTGCATAGTCAAGTCACAATGTGAAATGTGGACTTAAAATGCCACCAGAAAATTAGATTCCTTCAGATGTCATCAACCAGGGCAGGAAGTTTTAATAGTATCAGCTAACAGGTAAAAATCAGTGGAATAACATGGCAGATATTAATTGGCAAACCCATTTATGTGACTGAGAGATTTCTTTTTGTCTCACAGCACGTTAAGTGCTGCAGTGCCTTCAAGGAGGCTTGCTTCAGCTGCTTGTTTCCTAGAATTAAGATGATTGAGTGACCACAGGGATAGAGGCATGTGGCTGTCAAACCAGTTATAAAGAGTAGGTTGTTTTGTGGCAGAAAAAAGCATAGCACTTGTATGGAAAGACCTACGAAATGCAGGATAAAGAGTACCGCAAAAGATATTAGAACTCTCATGGCTTTCACATGAGCTTCTGTGTTGAGGTCTCTGAGTCCTGAACCATCTGAGTGCATTTGCCTGATGTGTCTCCAGAGGAAAACAATCAACAGGAAGCAGGTAATCAGGGATACAATAATGAAAAAGAAGATTCCCAGATTGGTTAAACTTTGGTTAATAAGGAAGACATTTTTCTGCTGCTGGAGCCAAGACGTGTTTCCCCAGTACATTTTACTGTTGTTAAGCATCTTTGAAAATTGTGGAAAACATAGTAACCACGAGGTAAGTAAGCATCCTgacagaaagataaaaaccacacggACTCTACTTTTCAGCCAGAGAAATACAGAGTTGGAAAAATTTGCTATCTTTAGAAAGTAGAGGATATTGAGGTTGGTAGCAAACCAGACACTTAAGTGATTGAGAAACACCCATATGTAAGTAATATATTCAGTTATGTTTCCAAAGGTAAGTATGTGTGGAAAAAATACTTGCATATACCCCTGTAAAATTATTATCCATACGACACCAATTCTGGAAATCGCCAAGCCAATGAGAATGAAACCAATCTTAGAGAGCTTCTTGTTCTTGGCATACTCCATGCAGTTTGCAAGTGCAATGAATGTGTCTCCTAAAACCCCCAGCACTGCCTCACTAGTGACAACACAAAGGAGGATGCCTTCTGCTGCACTCAGCATTTTTGCAGATCTCGAAGTTGCTCCTGTTGCATCTGTTATAAATTATCTGCTGGAGAATGTCCCATATGTTGGCTTCTTGTTGGAGGGGTTATGTCTTCTCTATCTGCAAGTTTTTCAAGCCTATTGTCATGTGATGGAACCAGAACTTTATGGGTctcttttctattgtttttgaagaTTTAGCTTGTCTATAAAATGTGTGCAGACTAATGTTTGCTTGCAGTTTGTTAATAAGCAAATGGAAGTTTCTATTTCATAAAATTTACGTGTTCCTTTGAGGCTATTTGCATTTAGCAATCAAATGTGGAGTATGAGCATCAAATACACTGGTCAGACAACAGACATCAGCACTGCTCTGCCTCCTTTTCATTATGAGTCCATCATCATCAACTAGGTATGGTGCCACATGCTTGTAGTTCTAGCTCCTTGGGAAGCTGAGATTACTTGAATCCAGGGACCTGAATTGGAGACCTAGGTTATGTAGTAAAAGAacttcagaaaacagaaagagtcCGAACTCCCAAAAccatgaaagaacaaaacaatacaTCAAAAGTATATAATGCTTAGAAGCAcagttaaaatatataaaaactgtAGGAGGAACCAATGAAGATAATCCCTAACTCCAAACAACTGACACTATTGAGTTGAGAAGTGTCATCAAGCAGCTATGGTGATTTATATAATGAATTCTGTGACCTCTATGGACAAAGATTTTGATGGTGAATTTTGAATAGTCTTTTCATTTACCATGTTTCAGTTTTaccatttcctttcctttactCATTCAAGAAATATTTCTGATCTCAGAGGTAAGACGCTGTTTCATAGACTCATAATCCCTTCTTAGTTGTGAGGCTTGTGTAAAAACCTCACGTAAATAGATAAATGATTCTAAAGTTAAAAGCAACATTTAATGAGTGTTTAATATGTtaaacacttcatatttatcttCTCACCTAATCTTCAGTATCTTCATTTAAATAGTaactattttattattgttattattaatgtatgtgaatatggGTGTCTTTGAGATTggatttctttacatattttgggcTACATGTGACACTCCTGTCCAACATTTATATCTGGGGATTATGGTCATGCACCAACCCCAATGATATTTTCagatttaaatgaaaaaatggaCCATTAGAGGAAATAAAGACTTCTCTTTCTCTTGCCCTGACTAATGGGTACAAAGTGCTGGACATCACAGTGAAACACTCAGGCATAAGCACACTGTATTTGAAAGGCATTGGATTAGGGTACAAAAGTGTTAACACCATTGTTGAAAGAATTAGGTACCTACATGAAAGGGAACAGAGTGGACCTGTCCTTTACATATTATGAAACCTCAAATGATTGTAGGCCAAAACCCCTCAGATAAGAACTGAATCAATAAcacttcaaagaaaacctaatgaTAAATCTTCTTGAGgtagaatttgacaaaattatcCAGTGTGACTGGAAAAGCATATGCAACAATGCTAAACAGATATACTGGATTTTGTTTGTCAGAAAATCTTGTAAAAATGGTGTGTTacgacaggtcttcctggttgctgccgctgcagagagcccgtgggcagcaccccacgagcgaacttgagcctcgggaccacaggagaccctgtgagagagagacccaaccccttggtcaggtgggcactcctgaggctgcagggcagaagagaccaccaacactgctcacccctgcccacatccctggcccaagaggaaactgtataaggcctctgggctcccgtgggggagggcccaggagcagcaggacccctgcctgagacaccgccagaacctgaaggaaacagaccggataaacagttctctgcacccaaatcccgtgggagggagagctaaaccttcagagaggcagacaagcctgggaaaccagaagagactgctctctgcacacacatctcggacgccagaggaaaaagccaaagaccatctggaaccctggtgcactgaagctcccggaagggggggcacaggtcttcctggttgctgccgctgcagagagcccgtgggcagcaccccacaagcgaacttgagcctcgggaccacaggtaagaccaaattttctgctgcaagaaagctgcctggtgaactcaagacacaggcccacaggaacagctgaagacctgtagagaggaaaaactacacgcccgaaagcagaacactctgtccccataactgactgaaagaggaaaacaggtctacagcactcctgacacacaggcttataggacagtctagccactgtcagaaatagcagaacaaagtaacactagagataatctgatggcgagaggcaagcgcaggaacccaagcaacagaaaccaagactacttggcatcatcggagcccaattctcccaccaaaacaaacatggaatatccaaacacaccagaaaagcaagatctagtttcaaaatcatatttgatcatgatgctggaggacttcaagaaacgcgtgaagaactcccttagagaacaagtagaagcctacagagaggaatcgcaaaaatccctgaaagaattccaggaaaacacaaacagttgaaggaattaaaaatggaaatagaagcaatcaagaaagaacacatggaaacaaccctggatatagaaaaccaaaggaagagacaaggagccgtagatacaagcatcaccaacagaatacaagagatggaagagagaatctcaggagcagaagattccatagaaatcattgactcaactgtcaaagataatgtaaagcggaaaaagctactggtccaaaacatacaggaaatccaggactcaatgagaagatcaaacctaaggataataggtatagaagagagtgaagaatcccagctaaaaggaccagtaaatatcttcaacaaaatcattgaagaaaacttccctaatctaaaaaaagaaatacccataggcacacaagaagcctacagaactccaaatagattggaccagaaaagaaacacctcccgtcacataatagtcaaaacaccaaatgcacaaaataaagaaagaatattaaaagcagtaagggaaaaaggtcaagtaacatataaaggcagacctatcagaatcacaccagacttctcgccagaaactatgaaggccagaagatcctggactgatgtcatacagaccctaagagaacaaaaatgccagcccaggttactgtatcctgcaaaactctcacctatcatagatggagaaaccaagatattccatgacaaaaccaaatttacacaatatctttctacaaatccagcactacaaagcataataaatggtaaagcccaacataaggaggcaagctataacctagaagaagcaagaaactaatcgtcttggcaacaaaacaaagagaatgaaagcacacaaacataacctcacatccaaatatgaatataacgggaagcaataatcactattccttaatatctctcaacatcaatggcctcaactccccaataaaaagacatagattaacaaactggatacacaacgaggaccctgcattctgctgcctacaggaaacacacctcagagacaaagacagacattacatcagagtgaaaggctggaaaacaattttccaagcaaatggtcagaagaagcaagctggagtagccattctaatatcaaataaaatcaattttcaattaaaagtcatcaaaaaagataaggaaggacacttcatattcatcaaaggaaaaatccaccaagatgaactctcaatcctaaatatctaggccccaaatacaagggcacctacatacgtaaaagaaaccttactaaagctcaaaacacacattgcacctcacacaataatagtgggagatttcaacaccccactctcatcaatggacagatcatggaaacaaaaattaaacagagatgtagacagactaagagaagtcatgagccaaatggacttaacggatatttatagaacattgtatcctaaagcaaaaggatataccttcttctcagctcctcatggtactttctccaaaattgaccatataattggtcaaaaaacgggcctcaacaggtacagaaagatagaaataatcccatgcgtgctatcggaccaccacggcctaaaactggtcttcaataacaatcaaggaagaatgcccacatatacgtggaaattgaacaatgctctactcaatgataacctggtcaaggaagaaataaaaaaagaaattaaaaactttttagaatttaatgaaaatgaaggtacaacatacccaaacttatgggacacaatgaaagctgtgctaagaggaaaactcatagcgctgagtgcctgcagaaagaaacaggaaagagcatatgtcagcagcttgacagcacacctaaaagatctagaacaaaaagaagcacatacacccagaaggagtagaaggcaggaaataatcaaactcagagcagaaatcaaccaagtagaaacaaaaaggaccatagaaagaatcaacagaaccaaaagttggttctttgagaaaatcaacaagatagataaacccttagccagactaacaagaggacacagaagtgtgtccaaattaacaaaatcagaaatgaaaagggagatataacaacagattcagaggaaattcaaaaaatcatcagatcttactataaaaacctatattcaacaaaacttgaaaatcttcaggaaatggacaatttcctagacagataccaggtaccgaagttaaatcaggaacagataatccagttaaacaaccccataactcctagggaaatagaagcagtcattaaaggtctcccaaccaaaaagagcccaggtccagatgggtttagtgcagaattctaccaaaccttcagagaagacctcataccaatattatccaaactattccacaaaattgaaacagatggatcactaccgaataccttctatgaagccacaattactcttatacctaaaccacacaaagacacaacaaagaaagagaacttcagaccaatttcccttatgaatatcgacgcaaaaatactcaacaaaattctggcaaaccgaatccaagagcacatcaaagcaatcatccaccatgaccaagtaggcttcatcccaggcatacagggatggtttaatatacggaaaaacatcaacgtgatccattatataaacaaactgaaagaacaaaaccacatgatcatttcattagatgctgagaaagcatttgacaaaattcaacaccccttcatgataaaagtcctggaaagaataggaattcaaggcccatacctgaacatagtaaaagccatatacagcaaaccagttgctaacattaaactaaatggagagaaactcgaagcaatcccactaaaatcagggactagacaaagttgcccactctctccctacttattcaatatagttcttgaagttctagccagagcaatcagacaacaaaaggaggtcaaggggatacagatcggaaaagaagaagtcaaaatatcactgtttgcagatgatatgatagtatatttaagtgatcccaaaagttccaccagagaactactaaagctgataaacaacttcagcaaagtggctgggtataaaattaactcaaataaatcagtagccttcctctacacaaaagagaaacaagccgagaaagacattagggaaacgacacccttcataatagacccaaataatataaagtacctcggtgtgactttaaccaagcaagtaaaagatctgtacaataagaacttcaagacactgaagaaagaaattgaagaag is part of the Rattus norvegicus strain BN/NHsdMcwi chromosome 4, GRCr8, whole genome shotgun sequence genome and encodes:
- the Tas2r107 gene encoding taste receptor type 2 member 107 (The RefSeq protein has 1 substitution compared to this genomic sequence) — its product is MLSAAEGILLCVVTSEAVLGVLGDTFIALANCMEYAKNKKLSKIGFILIGLAISRIGVVWIIILQGYMQVFFPHILTFGNITEYITYIWVFLNHLSVWFATNLNILYFLKIANFSNSVFLWLKSRVRVVFIFLSGCLLTSWLLCFPQFSKMLNNSKMYWGNTSWLQQQKNVFLINQSLTNLGIFFFIIVSLITCFLLIVFLWRHIRQMHSDGSGLRDLNTEAHVKAMRVLISFAVLFILHFVGLSIQVLCFFLPQNNLLFITGLIATCLYPCGHSIILILGNKQLKQASLKALQHLTCCETKRNLSVT